A part of Candidatus Acidiferrales bacterium genomic DNA contains:
- a CDS encoding sigma-54 dependent transcriptional regulator, whose amino-acid sequence MPRGSILVIDDEVEIREGLQALLSSEDYIVTEAETGEAGLARLEDRPFDLLLLDVSLPDRNGLDLLREIHSRDPHLSIILITAFGSIDMARAAFKNGAQDYITKPWSNDELLAQVSIAIEGSRLREENVQLKRALKERYNFPNIVGKSEKMLAVLDLVTQVAPSRSTVLISGESGTGKELIAKAIHAASTRAEKPFVPVNTGSIPVDLLESQLFGHVRGAFTSAVSSKKGLFEVADQGTIFFDEISTISPETQAKLLRVIQEREFMRLGATDTIKVDVRIIAASNEDLLSLVHAGRFREDLYHRLNVIKIALPPLRERKEDIPLLVHRFIEHFSKDNEKPLRHFSHSAMRVLVDYDWPGNVRELENVVERAIVLSTQDTMDLDLLPENVRSREVAKGVRLQLAEFLPPMPGESGSRPSTRSLFEILEEVERRIILDMLEHSNWNQTEAAERFQIPLSTLNQKIKRLGIETRRRNNPARGAAAAGSQYSDAANYTASK is encoded by the coding sequence ATGCCTAGAGGATCGATACTTGTCATTGACGACGAAGTGGAGATTCGCGAAGGGCTGCAGGCTCTTCTCAGCTCGGAAGATTATATTGTGACCGAAGCAGAGACAGGCGAAGCGGGCCTAGCGCGCCTGGAAGACCGTCCGTTCGATTTGCTGCTGCTCGACGTCAGCCTGCCGGACCGCAACGGGCTCGACCTGCTGCGCGAAATTCACAGCCGCGACCCGCATCTTTCCATCATTTTGATTACCGCGTTTGGCTCCATCGACATGGCGCGCGCGGCCTTCAAAAATGGCGCGCAGGACTACATTACGAAGCCGTGGTCCAATGACGAATTGCTCGCACAGGTGTCGATTGCCATCGAAGGCAGCCGCTTGCGCGAAGAGAATGTGCAGCTCAAGCGCGCGCTCAAGGAACGGTATAACTTCCCGAATATCGTCGGCAAAAGCGAAAAGATGCTGGCGGTGCTCGATCTGGTGACGCAGGTGGCTCCTTCGCGCTCGACTGTGCTGATCAGCGGGGAAAGCGGCACGGGAAAAGAGCTGATCGCCAAAGCGATTCACGCGGCTTCGACGCGCGCGGAAAAACCCTTTGTACCCGTGAATACCGGTTCGATTCCTGTCGACCTGCTCGAATCGCAGCTTTTTGGCCACGTGCGAGGCGCGTTCACGAGCGCGGTGAGCTCCAAGAAGGGGCTTTTCGAAGTGGCGGATCAGGGAACGATTTTCTTCGACGAAATCAGCACGATCAGCCCGGAGACGCAAGCCAAGCTTCTGCGCGTGATTCAAGAGCGCGAATTCATGCGTCTGGGCGCGACGGACACGATCAAGGTGGATGTGCGCATCATCGCCGCGTCGAATGAGGATTTGCTTTCGCTTGTGCATGCGGGGCGTTTTCGCGAGGACCTTTACCATCGCTTGAACGTCATCAAAATTGCCCTGCCGCCACTGCGCGAACGCAAGGAAGATATTCCGCTGCTTGTGCACCGGTTCATCGAGCACTTCTCGAAGGACAACGAGAAGCCGCTGCGGCATTTTTCGCATTCCGCGATGCGCGTTCTGGTGGATTACGACTGGCCGGGAAACGTGCGCGAGCTGGAAAACGTGGTGGAGCGCGCGATTGTCTTATCCACGCAGGATACGATGGATCTGGATTTGCTTCCGGAAAACGTGCGCAGCCGCGAGGTGGCGAAGGGCGTACGGCTGCAGCTCGCGGAATTTTTGCCGCCGATGCCCGGCGAATCAGGATCGCGTCCCAGCACGCGCTCGCTCTTTGAGATCCTGGAAGAAGTCGAGCGGCGAATCATCCTCGACATGCTGGAACATTCCAATTGGAACCAGACCGAGGCCGCGGAGCGCTTTCAGATTCCCCTCTCAACGCTCAACCAGAAAATCAAGCGCCTGGGCATCGAAACGCGGCGGCGCAACAATCCCGCGCGCGGTGCCGCGGCGGCCGGTTCGCAGTATTCCGATGCCGCGAATTACACCGCCTCGAAGTAA
- a CDS encoding pentapeptide repeat-containing protein gives MKFTKGQEGGVRADFSGADLADINLQGANLAYALFHGANLAGADLRDARLGAADFSKANMKRADLRGCDLTETIFAGADLTEAQLGGVELFRADLSGAILRRANLRAANFRYANIRGAQLQGADVTTTILRETDLTGVDLSGLDLTTTLMPRGWKAAGTAK, from the coding sequence GTGAAATTCACGAAGGGGCAGGAAGGCGGAGTACGCGCGGATTTTTCCGGCGCGGATCTGGCGGATATCAACCTTCAAGGCGCGAACCTCGCCTACGCGCTTTTCCACGGCGCCAATCTTGCCGGAGCCGACCTCCGCGACGCCAGATTGGGTGCCGCCGATTTCAGCAAAGCAAATATGAAGCGCGCCGATTTGCGGGGCTGCGATTTGACGGAAACGATTTTCGCCGGCGCGGATCTCACCGAAGCGCAGCTCGGCGGCGTGGAATTGTTCCGCGCGGACCTGAGCGGCGCGATTCTGCGCCGTGCCAATCTTCGCGCGGCCAATTTCCGCTACGCGAATATCCGCGGCGCGCAGTTGCAAGGCGCGGATGTGACCACCACCATCCTGCGCGAGACGGATTTGACCGGCGTCGATTTGTCCGGCCTGGATTTGACTACGACGCTTATGCCGCGCGGCTGGAAAGCGGCCGGGACGGCGAAGTAA
- a CDS encoding ATP-binding protein: MNDSIRTRLVAAVLAFLTVAAVVFGVLNYRQRSQFAMPDDGVTWLDTSSGVQAWRVEANSPAVRAGIHAGDTVQSVNGVHIERAPQVTQQLWRAGVWSRVEYRLTRNGIAFEANLVTAPAERPSLIWNSFGILSLLYLFIGLFIFIRRWSAPRAIHFYLFCLVSFIFYAFHYSGKLNSFDWTIYWSNVAALLLQAALLVHFALVFPQRRVRNLKLWLAGVYAVPLAFLALHVSVASGTLDLMPSIESRFFLDQAEFAYWAAYFLVAAFIFLDSYRRAPSGLVRQQLKWVTFGTFAGVVPFLACYIVPFLMGIVPSGWMTASAFSLVLIPLCFGYAIIRYRLMDVDIIFKRGLAYTLATAAVVAVYFAVVAMIGLLFHSTGSVGTVGTLIAIVVAAILFQPVRDWMQARLDHFFYRDRLNYRRTLIEFGRTLTNEVRIDPLLGSVLDRISQTLLVDRLAIFLEDPAKPGTFLFSRSLGFHAESRLDLSFLNLAERPALAQTCLFFESARSSSESESVRRTLEILGLNYFISCRFRDRIVAVLGLGKTVDGDYLSSDDIELLDTIGSYVAIAIENAQLYNSLEQKATQIERLKEFHENIIESLYIGVLTVDLEDRIESWNPQMERMLGISRNEAVTHTLDEILPADLVAEMASRSSDERVASIYKFRLYNRDGRRYVVNASFAPLIGKNGERLGRLILLDDITQRVRLEEQMVQNEKLTSLGLLAAGVAHEVNTPLAVISNYTQMLAKQIPAEDLRQKTIDKIVKQTFRASEIVNNLLNFSRTGGAEFVEVSLNTIIDETLTLVQHPFKTARVNVIRNFGEQLPLVLGSTTRLQQVFLNLFMNARDAMPDGGMLEVRTFAQNGSVEVEVTDTGIGIRPEHLHRVFDPFFTTKSSGRGTGLGLSVSYGIIKEHAGKLEVRSTPEKGTSFRLEFPVAKRAVHA, from the coding sequence ATGAATGACAGCATACGAACGCGTCTGGTAGCGGCAGTTCTGGCATTTCTGACTGTCGCGGCGGTCGTTTTCGGCGTTTTGAACTACCGACAGCGATCGCAATTTGCCATGCCGGACGACGGCGTAACCTGGCTGGACACTTCCTCTGGCGTTCAGGCGTGGCGTGTGGAGGCCAATTCTCCGGCCGTGCGTGCTGGAATTCACGCCGGAGATACAGTTCAATCCGTCAATGGCGTCCACATAGAACGCGCGCCGCAGGTGACGCAGCAATTGTGGCGTGCCGGCGTATGGTCGCGAGTTGAGTACCGACTGACGCGCAATGGCATAGCATTCGAAGCGAACCTTGTCACGGCGCCAGCGGAACGCCCCAGCCTGATCTGGAATAGCTTCGGCATCCTGTCGTTACTGTATCTTTTCATTGGTCTTTTTATTTTCATTCGCCGCTGGTCGGCGCCGCGCGCGATTCATTTCTATCTATTTTGTCTGGTTTCCTTCATTTTTTACGCGTTCCACTACAGCGGAAAGCTGAATTCTTTTGATTGGACGATTTACTGGTCGAATGTTGCCGCTCTTCTGCTGCAGGCTGCGCTGCTGGTGCATTTCGCGCTGGTCTTTCCGCAGAGGCGCGTGCGGAATCTCAAGCTCTGGCTCGCGGGGGTTTACGCTGTTCCGCTGGCATTTCTCGCGCTGCATGTCAGCGTAGCGTCTGGCACGCTGGACCTGATGCCTTCGATCGAGAGCCGCTTCTTTCTCGACCAGGCAGAATTCGCGTATTGGGCCGCGTACTTTCTGGTTGCGGCGTTCATTTTCCTCGATAGCTATCGGCGGGCGCCGAGCGGGCTGGTGCGGCAACAATTGAAGTGGGTCACCTTCGGCACATTCGCAGGCGTCGTGCCATTTCTGGCGTGTTACATCGTTCCCTTCCTCATGGGCATCGTGCCCTCGGGCTGGATGACGGCTTCGGCTTTCTCGCTTGTCCTCATCCCTCTGTGTTTTGGCTACGCCATCATTCGCTATCGCTTGATGGATGTGGACATCATCTTCAAGCGCGGGCTTGCCTATACGCTAGCCACTGCGGCTGTTGTCGCGGTGTATTTCGCCGTGGTGGCGATGATCGGCTTGCTGTTTCATTCGACGGGTTCGGTGGGCACGGTGGGAACGCTCATCGCTATCGTTGTGGCCGCAATTCTCTTCCAGCCCGTGCGCGACTGGATGCAGGCGCGGCTGGATCATTTCTTTTATCGCGACCGGCTGAATTACCGTCGTACGCTGATCGAATTTGGCCGCACATTGACAAACGAAGTGCGCATCGATCCCCTGCTGGGTTCCGTGCTGGACCGCATCTCGCAAACTCTGCTTGTGGACCGGCTGGCGATTTTCCTGGAAGATCCCGCTAAGCCCGGGACGTTCCTCTTTTCGCGCTCGCTTGGGTTCCACGCCGAATCACGCTTGGATTTGAGTTTCTTGAATCTGGCGGAGCGGCCGGCGCTGGCGCAGACGTGCTTGTTCTTCGAATCGGCGCGAAGCTCGAGCGAATCGGAATCCGTGCGGCGGACGCTGGAAATTCTTGGGCTGAATTACTTCATCTCCTGCCGCTTCCGCGACCGCATTGTGGCCGTGCTGGGGCTGGGCAAAACCGTCGACGGCGATTACCTGAGCAGCGACGACATCGAACTGCTGGATACGATCGGGAGCTATGTGGCCATCGCGATCGAAAACGCGCAACTGTACAACTCGCTCGAGCAAAAGGCGACGCAGATCGAGCGGCTGAAGGAATTCCACGAGAACATCATCGAATCGCTCTACATCGGCGTGCTGACCGTGGACCTCGAAGACCGCATCGAATCGTGGAATCCGCAAATGGAGAGGATGCTGGGCATTTCTCGCAATGAAGCGGTGACGCATACGCTCGACGAGATATTGCCGGCGGATTTGGTGGCGGAGATGGCTTCGCGCTCGAGCGACGAACGCGTGGCGAGCATCTACAAATTCCGCCTGTATAACCGCGATGGCCGGCGCTACGTCGTCAATGCGTCGTTCGCACCGCTGATCGGCAAGAACGGCGAACGGCTGGGGCGGCTCATCCTGCTGGACGACATCACGCAGCGCGTGCGGCTGGAAGAGCAGATGGTGCAAAACGAGAAACTGACATCGCTCGGCTTGCTGGCGGCGGGCGTGGCGCATGAAGTGAATACGCCGCTTGCCGTGATTTCGAACTATACGCAGATGCTGGCCAAGCAGATTCCCGCCGAAGATTTGCGGCAGAAGACGATTGACAAGATCGTGAAGCAGACTTTCCGGGCCAGCGAGATCGTGAATAATTTGCTGAACTTCTCGCGCACGGGCGGCGCGGAGTTCGTGGAAGTGAGCCTGAACACGATCATCGATGAAACTCTCACGCTGGTACAGCACCCCTTCAAGACGGCGCGAGTCAACGTGATTCGCAATTTCGGAGAGCAATTACCGCTTGTCCTGGGATCGACGACGCGGCTTCAGCAGGTTTTCCTGAATCTTTTCATGAACGCGCGCGACGCCATGCCGGATGGAGGAATGCTGGAAGTGCGCACGTTTGCGCAGAATGGCTCGGTTGAGGTGGAAGTGACGGATACGGGAATCGGCATCCGTCCGGAGCATTTGCACCGCGTTTTTGATCCATTTTTCACGACAAAATCTTCGGGTCGGGGCACAGGATTGGGACTTTCCGTCAGCTACGGCATTATCAAAGAGCATGCGGGAAAACTGGAAGTACGGTCGACGCCGGAAAAAGGGACTTCGTTCCGGCTCGAGTTCCCCGTAGCAAAGAGGGCTGTGCATGCCTAG